Proteins from a single region of Dyadobacter fanqingshengii:
- a CDS encoding response regulator transcription factor: protein MEIPSLLLIDDEVQYSELTKEYLEMKGCKVMLKHDGQAGLDAFKLHAFDLCVLDIKMPKKDGFTLAEEIKELNETTPIIFLTGQSLKEDKIKGLTLGADDYLTKPFSMEELYLRIRAILKRVKVQEKAIVIDQYQWGHSKFDLELRELTVAGKRIKLTSIESKLLKLFCENQNKVLTRDAAMMGIWGDEEHYRGYSLNVYVSKLRKFLKPDTSVEILNLHGEGYKLVYKQSVAG from the coding sequence ATGGAAATCCCGAGCTTGTTACTGATCGACGACGAGGTTCAGTATAGCGAATTGACCAAAGAGTATCTCGAAATGAAAGGTTGTAAAGTCATGCTGAAGCACGATGGACAGGCCGGGCTCGATGCTTTTAAGCTGCATGCGTTTGACCTCTGCGTTCTGGACATTAAAATGCCAAAAAAGGACGGTTTCACGCTGGCGGAGGAGATCAAGGAACTGAATGAAACGACCCCGATTATTTTCCTGACAGGGCAATCGCTAAAAGAGGACAAGATCAAAGGACTGACCCTTGGTGCGGACGATTATCTCACAAAACCATTCAGTATGGAAGAGCTCTACCTCCGGATCCGCGCCATTTTGAAAAGGGTGAAAGTACAGGAAAAAGCAATTGTAATAGATCAATATCAGTGGGGCCACTCCAAATTTGATCTGGAACTCCGGGAACTTACCGTTGCCGGCAAAAGGATCAAGCTCACTTCCATAGAATCCAAATTGCTGAAATTGTTCTGCGAAAATCAAAACAAAGTCCTGACCCGGGACGCGGCAATGATGGGAATTTGGGGCGATGAGGAGCATTACCGGGGATATAGTCTCAATGTGTATGTCAGCAAGCTTCGCAAATTCCTGAAACCTGATACTTCTGTCGAGATCCTGAATCTGCATGGAGAGGGATACAAGCTGGTATATAAACAAAGTGTGGCCGGATGA
- a CDS encoding Hpt domain-containing protein, with product MMDLSLLKSLMSGDEKLVGHFVSIFKIQVPSQVKALPGLCANEDWEELSITFHSLKSQFSYVGVNDLAEQLREMEERVDNGETGSIAFLISDFTHSFHQFWQMQFPDN from the coding sequence ATGATGGATCTGTCGCTGTTGAAAAGCCTGATGTCAGGCGACGAAAAGCTCGTTGGTCACTTCGTGTCAATCTTTAAAATACAAGTCCCAAGTCAGGTTAAAGCATTGCCCGGCCTTTGTGCAAACGAGGATTGGGAAGAGCTTTCGATTACTTTCCACAGTTTGAAAAGCCAGTTTAGCTACGTTGGGGTCAATGATCTTGCCGAACAGCTGAGGGAGATGGAAGAAAGGGTTGACAATGGTGAAACAGGCTCAATCGCCTTCCTGATCAGCGATTTTACCCACAGCTTTCATCAATTCTGGCAAATGCAATTTCCTGATAACTGA